A genomic stretch from Oleomonas cavernae includes:
- a CDS encoding VOC family protein: protein MKTVAKPGDLPLVRPEPIMKATGLAWLHFEKPNLARQAAFLRSFGFRVDVDGGNVLFARGAGSDGFCYKATLAKRARFVGAAFTAANRHDLEALSLVTGRPIETAEDPGGGERIRLVDPNGFTVDVVYGRQPSRPAPTRDAPYAPNTPFNISRINQPLRPPLQAAQVIRLGHYVLGTPKFAETAQWYMRHLGLIPSDVGCIDTGEPLVAFMRLDLGENPADHHSLVVATGPLPHYDHSAYEVIDIDAIGQGQQVLKRDGYRHVWGIGRHRLGSQLFDYWKDPDGHMLEHYADGDLFTADYPTNYSAFDPGTVWTWGDDLPKNFGVEKSPKVVIAMLRQLATGQLSRQKLSSMLRAISAKPRPWL, encoded by the coding sequence ATGAAGACCGTCGCAAAACCGGGTGACCTTCCTTTGGTGCGGCCCGAGCCGATCATGAAGGCGACTGGACTCGCGTGGCTGCACTTCGAGAAGCCGAATCTCGCCCGCCAGGCAGCGTTTCTCCGATCGTTCGGTTTTCGCGTCGATGTCGACGGAGGCAACGTCCTGTTCGCGCGGGGCGCCGGGTCGGATGGCTTTTGCTACAAAGCCACGCTGGCGAAGAGAGCGCGCTTTGTGGGTGCGGCCTTTACGGCGGCGAACCGGCACGACTTGGAAGCATTGTCGCTGGTGACTGGCCGCCCGATCGAGACCGCGGAGGATCCGGGCGGTGGCGAGCGGATCCGGCTCGTCGACCCAAATGGCTTTACGGTCGACGTCGTGTATGGACGCCAGCCATCAAGGCCTGCGCCGACCCGCGATGCGCCCTACGCGCCCAATACGCCGTTCAATATCAGCCGTATCAATCAGCCGCTTCGTCCCCCGCTGCAGGCGGCGCAGGTCATCCGGCTGGGACACTATGTGCTAGGGACGCCGAAGTTTGCGGAAACAGCGCAATGGTATATGCGGCACCTCGGCCTCATCCCCAGCGATGTCGGCTGCATTGACACGGGTGAACCGCTGGTCGCTTTCATGCGGTTAGATCTCGGAGAGAATCCGGCTGATCACCATTCGCTCGTCGTCGCCACCGGACCGCTGCCACATTATGACCACAGCGCCTACGAAGTAATCGATATCGACGCCATCGGCCAGGGCCAGCAGGTCCTCAAGCGCGATGGCTATCGCCACGTCTGGGGCATCGGTCGTCACCGCCTCGGCAGCCAGCTATTCGATTACTGGAAAGACCCGGACGGGCATATGCTGGAACACTATGCCGACGGTGACCTCTTCACCGCCGACTACCCGACAAACTATTCCGCATTCGACCCGGGAACCGTCTGGACCTGGGGTGACGACCTCCCGAAGAACTTCGGTGTCGAGAAGTCACCGAAAGTGGTGATCGCCATGCTACGTCAACTCGCCACCGGGCAGCTCAGCAGACAAAAGCTTAGCTCGATGTTACGTGCGATCAGCGCGAAACCTCGGCCGTGGCTATAG